AGTCGTAGTCCGTTCCGAGACCCATGCCGACACCGTACATTCGGCCTCGCTGAGTTCGGTAGAATTGCTGTGTCTGCATCAGCACGGAATTAAACCAGTCGTAACCCGTCGGGTAGAACTCATCACTGCTGTTGGCCGAAATGTAATCGTCAAGTTCCGTCTGCTCGGCGTCCCATGAGTTCGGCATGCCGTCGGTGACGAGCACAATGACTTTCGACGTGAATGACCGTCCCTGAGCACCAATCGGATCATCGTTCGGATTCGACGCGGCCGTTTTTTGGCGAAGGTGTCTTCTCGCGAGATCGATACCACTTTCGGTGGAAGTTGTCGCTCCGATGTCACTCGCAGCCTGCAACGTTGTGCAGGCCAGCATTGCCGCATCGAAATCGGAAGTCAGTGGTTGAACAATATTTGGGCCGTGCCATCCATCGCGTCCGTCAAACGTCACGATCGACACGCGGTCACCGCCTCCGGCTGTCACCAGTGCATTTTTCTCTTTCACGTGTTGAAGCCCGGCAATCAAGGCGCGGCGCACGGAATGCATTGGTTCGCTGCGAGGTGGAAACTGATAGACACCGCCCGCCGTCGTTTCAGAACGAAACGGACAGTCCGGATTCAGAGCTGATAGCGGTGTTTTGCCGGTGAGATTCGGGTTTGAGTTGGAGCTGTTGTCAAACTCAGGAGATCGTTCGCGACCCCAGTCCATCATGAACTGCACATAGGTTCGATACCCAATCCAGTTCCTCCATCCCCACGGTGCGGACGCTGTTGGAAACGAGGTTGTATTCGGGTTGTTGAAGTTGTAGATGCGGTCTCCGTCATAATTGACCGGCAGCCATGTCCATTTGTACTCACCGCGCCGAGGGCAGCCCGGATAGGAGTTAGCAACAGGGCTTGGTAAAGCTGTCAGGCCGAGTGATGCTGCGCTCCACAATCCGCCATTGTAGACGCGTGCGGCCATAAGCATTTGAAAGCGGAATTCGGTCGCGAGGCCGTTCGTGCCGGTGGGATGCTCAAGCCAGCCGGTTGTTGGTGGAGTCGGCGGGCCCCCAGATGGAGGCGGCGTATAGTCATCGTCGTCATCATCGTCGGGCGGCGGCTCTTCGCCGACATAGGTGCCACGCATGATGTAGTCGAGATACCGCGACCAGTAGTTGAAGTTCACCGCAGAGTCGGGTGTCGGCAGGGCGTTGGGAAGTACGGATGCGATCTGGTTGTCAATGATCCATGCGTAAGCTTTTTGTTTGCGAGTTGGCTCATCATCGGAATTAAATATTCGGTACGTCGCGGCAATCGCAGTGTCCGTTAAAGGGCCGTCGTCTTTCGTCATCTCGGCGTACGCGTACTGATCTGCCGACACGCCAAGCGGAGCGCCAAGGTACTCTTCCGCTCCCGGATAAGTGCCGAACCCGAAGTCCGAATACACCCGTTGCATCAGGTCGGTGGCGACGGTCGAGTAGCTGGTGGCTGAATATTGAGCGGTAATGGCGTCGGTGGCCCAGCAGGGTTCTGTGTCATCATTCATGGAACCAGAAAGGTCCACCACAAAAACAATGTCGCGCGGGTTCAGCATTCCGATCGCGGAGGCACTCATGTCATAGGTGTCGGTCCCCATAACCGGCGCGAAGAAGTGCTTTTGGTTGGTCACTCGAGCGGTCACGCGAACGGCATTCGCGGACGTCGGGTCTGCTACAAACGACTTCGCCGAAAAATCGAAGAAGCCGAGTTCAATGTCGGAATCGTCGATCGTGACTGGATCGCCAGCCGCCTTGTTCAACAGCGCGATGCTTTTGGCAGACGCCCTTGCGGTCTCAGCGCCGACAGGTATGTCCTGAGCGGCGGCGAGTGCGGCGGCGTCTGCAGTGCCTTGTAGTTGAGTTCGCACGACAGCCATGTGGCCCACGTCGACCGTCAGCGATACAAAGGCCATGACGGCTACCAGCAGAATGACCGCCAGAACCAGTATGACACCTCGTCGCGTCTGTTTTTCGCCTATGTGTTTCTTCATAGCGCACCGCAGCCTTAAAATTTCCTGCTGCCGAACTTTTTGTCCGGCAGCCACAGGGAAAATAGTTCACGAAGCTGCGGCCAGCGCGAAATCCTTGGGGGATTTCGGACAACCACGTGTGCGGATGTGTTTCTGGATCGAATTTACATCCTTCAAACAAGCAGCGTAAGACCTGCCACGCGCCGGGACCCGGTACCGCCGGTTTTAGGGGTTCCGCCACTCGATAACTTTCTGCTGGCAGCACGGGGCCTGAGTTGGACAGAACATCTTGCAGGCAAGAATCAGTCTGTCGTGTTTCCCACTGGCGATGGCTGTGGTTTGTGGCCTAT
This DNA window, taken from Fuerstiella marisgermanici, encodes the following:
- a CDS encoding pilus assembly protein TadG-related protein, with the protein product MKKHIGEKQTRRGVILVLAVILLVAVMAFVSLTVDVGHMAVVRTQLQGTADAAALAAAQDIPVGAETARASAKSIALLNKAAGDPVTIDDSDIELGFFDFSAKSFVADPTSANAVRVTARVTNQKHFFAPVMGTDTYDMSASAIGMLNPRDIVFVVDLSGSMNDDTEPCWATDAITAQYSATSYSTVATDLMQRVYSDFGFGTYPGAEEYLGAPLGVSADQYAYAEMTKDDGPLTDTAIAATYRIFNSDDEPTRKQKAYAWIIDNQIASVLPNALPTPDSAVNFNYWSRYLDYIMRGTYVGEEPPPDDDDDDDYTPPPSGGPPTPPTTGWLEHPTGTNGLATEFRFQMLMAARVYNGGLWSAASLGLTALPSPVANSYPGCPRRGEYKWTWLPVNYDGDRIYNFNNPNTTSFPTASAPWGWRNWIGYRTYVQFMMDWGRERSPEFDNSSNSNPNLTGKTPLSALNPDCPFRSETTAGGVYQFPPRSEPMHSVRRALIAGLQHVKEKNALVTAGGGDRVSIVTFDGRDGWHGPNIVQPLTSDFDAAMLACTTLQAASDIGATTSTESGIDLARRHLRQKTAASNPNDDPIGAQGRSFTSKVIVLVTDGMPNSWDAEQTELDDYISANSSDEFYPTGYDWFNSVLMQTQQFYRTQRGRMYGVGMGLGTDYDFMDRVARIASTDVNGQSSRGSGNPAEYEQQLVDVLKFIIDRPGSRMVE